Sequence from the Methanosarcina siciliae T4/M genome:
GTATATTTTTTAAATTATTTTGAATGTTCTCAGACTATAAATATATTTTTTTCTTTATTTTTGTATAGGGGGGTTATTTTCTACCTCTCTATGAGTATTCAGATCAAGAGTGGGAACATATCAATATCTGAACTCGGGGTTTTATCCATAGAAAACAGTTCCCAGAGAAGGCTGTTGTGTGATTACGAATAATCATGACAGATAATAATACTTTATAGGGAGTATAATTACTGATTAAGGGCTTATTAAAGAATAAATAAGTCAGAAACCCCATAGAAAAGCTTCATTGCTAAATTTATTCCTTAAATTCCCTTTTTTCGGTTAAGTATGCTTTTATTATTAAATGCCCTTGATGGGGGTTGACTGCCTCAAGTCCCTCCTAAGCAGTCATCTGACTGAGTACCGGTCTAAAGGTGCTTCTGTCAGGAGGAGAAAACGGGAAACATCTGGAAAGGATACCTCGCCACCAGAAAACTGGAACCCTTCATAACGTCCGGGTGTTCCCGTTTAAGAACAAGAGGAAAGGAGCAGTCAAACAGAAACCCTACACCCCAGAAGAAAGAGGCACCTTGCATCCCGCAGGTGTCTCAAAATCATCAAGACCTCATTGAACCGTCTAATTGGGCTTTCAGGATCCAACTGGACCACATGAATTACATGAATTATATCTTGAGAAGAGCATCAGATCCAATCACGAAAAAGGTCGTGAGAAAATAAACACCAGACGAACAAAACAAACTAAAGCTACTCTGAAAAGATTCAGCTCGGCCTGAAAGCTTCAGCTCAGATGTGACTAACTTTTTAGAGGTAATTTATGACACTTACTGAACTTATAGAGAACTTCAAAATGAAGTTAAATCCCTCAACAATCATGGATTCGCTCGAAAAAACTGCGAGTTTCTACGATGAATCCGAAAACGATTCAGAGGCAAGTGGTTCATGGGAGGAGCTACAAAACCCGGAAAGAAGTTCAGACGCCGGTTTTTCCCAAAGCTCTGAAATGAGCAGGCTCACCAGTGATGAAAGAGAACCACTTATCAAACTAACCGATGTCTGGAAAATCTACCAGATGGGGGAGGTTGAGTTTGCAGCCTTAAAGGGGATAGATCTGGAGATTTACGAAGGAGAATTTCTTGTAGTACTCGGCCCCAGCGGAAGTGGAAAAAGCACACTTATGAACCTGCTGGGCTGTCTTGACATACCTTCAGAGGGCACTGTTTACCTAAATTCAAATGACATCTCGGAACTTGAAGAATCCGAGCTTGCCCGCATCAGAGGACAGATGATCGGCTTTATTTTCCAGAGTTTCAACCTGATTCCCACACTGAGCACGGAAGAGAACGTCCTCTTACCCCTGGAATTTCAGGAAGCGGACGCGCATGTAGCACGAAAGAAAGCTGCATACCTGCTTGACATAGTCGGGCTTTCGGACAAGAAAAAAAACCTGCCTTCCCAGCTCTCAGGCGGACAGAGGCAAAGGGTTGCTATAGCACGTTCCCTGGCTGTGAACCCGCCTATAATCCTTGCAGACGAGCCTACAGGAAACCTGGACAGCAAGACCGGAGATTATATTCTGGAATTTCTGGACGGGATGCATGAAAAGGAAGGCAAGACGATCATCATTGTGACCCATGACCTGAACCTGGTAAAATATGCAACAAGAGTTGTGTACATCAGAGACGGTGAAATCGAAAAAATTGAAACACGCACGAAAAACGAATCAGGTACGATAAACGAATCGGATATGAATTGAGGAATAAAAATGAAAAAGTTTTCTTTGCTAACAATTTTGCTGCTGTTTTCAGCGTTCATATGCCTGGGGGCCGGAACAGCCTTAGGTTCTACAGGGGACATAACGTCTTCATCCCTGGAAGTCAATTTAACCAATCAGAACCCGGACACTGCTCGCCCCGGAGAAACTGTTGAGCTTACCGTTAGCGTGCAGAATGTGGGAACAAAGGATGCAAAAGATATTACTGTCACCGTCGATCCGGAATATCCTTTCTCAAAAATTTCCAGCGAAGCTCTTGAAAAAGAGATCTCCTATCTGAATGCACGGCAAGATGATGATGAGGGAGGTGTCCTTAAATTCAAGCTCCTGGTAGATTCCAATGCCTCTGCAGGTACGTATCCCGTGGACATTACAACTACCTATAAAACCGGATCAGGATCTTCGGCAACCACATACACCACCACAAAAACTGTCTACATCGATGTAAGAGGGAAAGAATACGCTCAGATCGTGACCATAGATAAGGCAAACATCGACATCGCAAAAGAAGAAACACTTGAGTTCATCGTAACGAATACCGGAACATCCCCTCTGAAAAACATGGTGATATCCTGGACAGACCCTGACGGCGTGGTCCTGCCGGTATATTCGGACAACACCAAGTACATCAAGTACCTGGATGCAGGAGAGTCCGTAACCGTTACTTATTCCGTAATGGCAGATGTCAATGCGGATCCCGGACTTTATACTCTGGACATAACCCTTACCCTTGAAGACTATGACTCAAATGAACAAACTATCAATACTACAGCAGGAGTGTTCGTAGGTGGTGAAACCGACTTTGACGTTTCCTTCTCGGAAAGTGATGAGGGAGAAATTTCGCTTTCGGTTGCAAACGTAGGTAATAACATTGCTTATTCAGTGAAAGTCTCGGTTCCGGACCAGGAAAATTACAAGGTATCGGGGAGTTCCTCAACAATTGTAGGAAATCTTGAGAAAGGAGACTATACAATCACTACCTTTGACGTTGCGAGCACACAGGGTGCCTTAGGAGCTGAAGGTAGTACAGATGGACCGGGTACTGCAAAAGCAAGTACTGAAGGAGAAAATTTAACCGTTGCCTCCGTGGAAAACAATCCCCTGTTAGTCCAGATTGAATATACGGATGCAAAAGGAGAGAGAATAACCGTCGATAAGGAGGTAGAACTTGAGATTACCGGCGGAACCATGGGTCCACAGACGGGAGGACCTGGCAATAGCGGTGGCATCACTTCGTACCTGCCCTATATAGCGGTAATAATACTTGCGGGCGGAGCATTCGTGTACCGGAAGAAAATACAGGAAAAGATAAGGGAAAGAAAAGAGAAAAAACCCGGGAACAAGAAACCTGAAGGCAACAGAATAACTGCGGGTAGTAAAAAGCCTGAAGAGCAGAAATACGTCCATGAGACGTCAAAAGACTGAAAGATCAACATCCACAGAAAACGGAAGGATGCAAGATGAGAAATTCAACCTACCTGAAAATGGGCCTTAACATGCTCCTGCACAGTAAACTCAGGAGCTGGCTGACCATTATCGGGATAGTTATCGGGATCGGGTCTGTTGTTGGCATCCTCTCCCTTGGGGATGCTATGGAGGAGCAGGTGCAGAGCAGACTTGCCGAAATGGACCTGACTCTAATAACCATTTCCCCCGGATATACCAGAGCATCGTCAAACATGCCCGGCCCCGGGGGTGGAGGAGGCACGACAACGGATGTCGAATTAACCGATGATGATATCACGGCGCTTCAAGGTCTGGACGGAATCGAATATATAGCCGGGCAGATTTCCGGCAGTGAACCGGTGATTTATGCAGGGGAAAATGCTACTATGACAATCACAGGAGTGGATCCCCAGGTCTGGCAATATATGACCACGCTTGAAACGCAATCAGGAAGGTTGCTCGAACCGTCTGACAAATATGTAGCAGTAATAGGAAGCGGTGTTGCCACTGAGACTTATGACCAGGAAATTGGAATCAATCAGGTAATAACAATCAACGGAAAATCGGTGCGAGTTGTCGGTATCCTTACAGAAGAGGGGCGGGGTGACAGAAGCATTTACATGCCAATCGATGCGGCAGTAAACATAATTGACGATGCGGAAGACGATGTCTTCGATACTATCACGGTAAAAGCCAAGAGTGAAGACCTGGTAGACGGGCTGATGGAAGATATTGAGGACAAGCTCATGATCTCAAGGCATATTATTCAGGAAGATGACCGGGACTTTTCCGTAAGCGCTTCAAAGTCTATGGCTGAGTCCGTTACCGAGATGACGAGTTCGATGACCCTCTTCCTGGGAGCTATTGCAGCCGTTTCCCTCCTTGTAGGAGCCGTGGGGATTGCAAACACCATGTTTACTTCAGTCCTGGAAAAGACAAAGGAGATAGGGACTATGAAAGCCATTGGAGCGAAAAACAGGGATATCCTCATGATTTTCATCTTTAACTCTGCAATGGTAGGTTTTGTTGGCGGTGTACTTGGAGTAATCCTGGGAGCTTTTGTTTCAACTCTATTCCCTTACCTGGGCATGACCATGATGGGTGGGGGGAGTGATTCAGGTTTATATCTTTCCCCTGACCTGATGGCTTTCGGGCTGATCCTTGCAATCGTAATAGGTGTGGGTTCAGGAGTAGTCCCGGCTTACAGGGCATCGAAACTAAAGCCGGTAGACGCATTGAGGTACGAATAAGCGGAAAAAGAGAATTAAGCTTGAAGAAAATTTTTAAATGAAAGGGTCAACCCTTTCTTAATATTTTGTCAAGGATAAAACCGAGAGTAGGATAAAATGAATCTTATTGACCTGGTAGCTCTCTCTGAAAAAAGGAGAGATATACTCCTATTTATAGAAAAGAAACAGGGAAGTTTTGAGGAAATTGAAAGTTCGCTTGACATAAGTTCAGGCTCTTTAAGGTACCACCTCAAAAAACTGCTAGATTTCGGGCTTCTTGAGGAAGAAAACGGGGAATACAGGTTGTCGGAAATAGCAATGCCGATAATTTGGAATATAAAAGGACTGCTGGATTCTCTGGCTTTCTTTGAAGAAAACATTGAGTACTGGAATCAACACGACCTAACCCCTGTACCCGATTTTTTGTTGCGAAGGCTTGAAGAGCTGGGCAGGTCTGAACTGATAAAATCAAATGCGGAGTATTTATTCGAAATTCCTCCGGAAATTCTGGAAAATTTAAGGGCTTCAGAGGAAATTTCGGTTTTTTGCTCCTGTTTGCATCCGGAAATCCCACTCATTTATTCCGAATTTACGGAAAAAGGCTTAAAGTTCTCTTTATGTGTGACAGAACCGGTGGCTGAAAGATTGTTCAATCAATTCCCGGTTGAAACAAAAAAGTTTCAGGAAGCCAAAAACACTGAACTGTTTGTTTGCAGTGAGGATATAAATTTGCCTATCTTTGTAGTGACAGACCGGTTCATAGCAATGGAATTTTTCCTGCTTAGCGGAAAACGGAGCAAGCAGTTTATCACTTTTTCCGAAACCGGAGCTTTGAACTGGGGAAGAGAATTGCATCTACATTATACGGAAGTTTCTAAAAAAATGGAAATTGCTGACCATATTGAAACTTCCAATCATATTGAAACTGAAAACCAGAAAACTGTGAAAACCTGAAATCCACAGAGAGAAATCCACAGAGAGAAATCCACAGAGAGAAACTCAAAGAGAGAAACTCAAAGAGAGAAAAACTAAGTTTTGAATGAAGAAAATATAACCAAATCAATATCAGGAGATTGAAAAGAGAGAAAACAGGATGGTAGGTAACAGAATGAAAAAAATTAATATAGTTTTACTGGCTGCCTTCATACTGGCAGGATCGGTCTGTGCCTGCGAAAGCCTGGATGCAGGAAATTTCGGAATCAATCGGGAAAATGTTGACGGTTTCTATGAGGCTGCTTCCAGCAATGTTCCCCCCAATAAGGCCGTTGCATGTGGTATTACTTCTTACTGTTCATCCGTTGCGAGCCGGATTTCGGGAAGCCGGTATTTCAACCTGATGGATATTATTGAAACTACGGGTAATACTGTCGGAATCTATAACTGGAAATTCGACCTGCCTTCCAGGGGAGCAGATATGATACAAAATAGGCAGCCTATGGTGCAAAATAACCAGCTGGCTTTCAGCAGGGACAGATCTGAGCAGTTGCCTCCCGGCATGAGCAGAGAAGATCCTGTAAGAAGGGGAATCCCGGACAGAGAGGAATTGAATAATTTCATGCAGGAACAGCAACTACAAAGTACGGATGTAACCTCGAACTATCAGATGTATGTTACTCCGGACGCTGAGGCTGTAGAATCTTATCTTGAAGAAAACGACCTTGACGATAAATATGATATTTATGAAGCTGCTCTCTCCTGGACCTGGGTCTCGGACGAAACCCTGAATAATGAAGAGGAACAGTGGCTCACTCCAACTGAGTTTCTTGAAGAGACACCTGATTATTCCAGCAACCCGGTGTATGGAGAGCCTGCCAGCGACTGTGAGGAACAGGCAAATACCCTTGCTTCCCTTCTGATAGCTTCAGGAGAATACAATGAGAGCACGGTGAGGGTTGCCATAGGAAAAGTCGATTTCGGAGATGTCAGTGGCGGGCACGCCTGGGTAGAGGTTTACGAGGACGGAGAATGGCTCCCCCTGGATGCTACTGACGGCCCTTACTATGATGACGACAGTTCAGAACTGATACCTGCAGATTCTTCGGATATCGACTATGACCAGTATAGGGACTGCACGTACCCGGCTGTGGAAGTCTGGTACTACTACAATAACGAGTATTTCATAGATTTGGATACGCAACTTGAAAATGCGCCGGTGTCCTGGAACAACATTCCAGAAAGCTATCAAAAAATGAAATCGGGTCGGTTCTAATATTTCCGACCTCTCTTTTTTAATTCGGGAGTTATTCGTTCCTGCCTGGAAGGGGAATAGAAAAGCCAAAGATACTTCCTCTTCCGGCCTCACTTTCAAACCAGACAGTGCCCCCATGGAGTTGCACAATTTTTTTTACAAGGGCAAGCCCTAGTCCGGTTCCCTGATACTTTTTCGAAGAGGAGGAGTCTATCTGGCTGAAAGGCTTGAAGAGCTTTTCATGGTCGGCAGCTGCAATTCCTATTCCATCATCAGCTACGGTTATTTTCAAAAAACTGTCCATTTGTGCTGCTTTAACCCTTATGCTCCCGTTTTCACTTGAAAATTTGATTGCATTAGTCACCAGGTTGGTGAGAACCTGCAGGATCCTTTCCTTGTCAGCATAAATTCGAGGGAGGTTGCTTTCAATCTCAAGTTCTATTTTTAGTCCTTTGCTGGTGGCAAATGGAAAGGTCATGTCCCGAACTTCAGCAAAAACTTCGGCCATCCAGAAAGCGCTGTAATGCAGTTCAAAGCTCCCGGCTTCTACTTTGGAAAGGTCAAGGATTTCATTAATCAGGTTCAACAGGTGTTTTCCACTATTTGAAATATTTCCGACATATCTGGTCTGTTTTGGATTAAGTTCCCCATACACTTTTTCATACAGAAGGTCGGAGAAGCCTATAATTGAGTTGAGCGGGGTCCTCAGTTCGTGGCTCATATTAGCCAGGAATGCGCTTTTCGCGCGGTTTGCAACTTCAGCTTCCTGTTTTGCGCGGAAGAGTTCGATTTCATAATTCTTTCGTTCCGTTATCTCCACACCGGTTTCAAGAACCGCAATTCTATTTCCGATCTCGTCACATACAGGTTTTGACCTGATAAGCCAGGTTTTTCCTTCAGAAGAGGTGAGTTCATGGTCCTCACAATCGGGGGCCGGAAGATTCCGAGATTTAGGGATATTGTCCGTATCCGGAGCTTCAGGGCTATCCGCTGCCGGAGATTCGGCTCCATCCATTAAAAGATCCTTATTGTTGAGGGCAGCTCTGTTTGCCCAGAGAATTTTAAAGTTCGGATCCCTGAGCACCACCATTTCTTCAAGGGAATCAAGAATAAACTTTTTTTCATACTCTCTGGCC
This genomic interval carries:
- a CDS encoding ABC transporter ATP-binding protein, with the translated sequence MTLTELIENFKMKLNPSTIMDSLEKTASFYDESENDSEASGSWEELQNPERSSDAGFSQSSEMSRLTSDEREPLIKLTDVWKIYQMGEVEFAALKGIDLEIYEGEFLVVLGPSGSGKSTLMNLLGCLDIPSEGTVYLNSNDISELEESELARIRGQMIGFIFQSFNLIPTLSTEENVLLPLEFQEADAHVARKKAAYLLDIVGLSDKKKNLPSQLSGGQRQRVAIARSLAVNPPIILADEPTGNLDSKTGDYILEFLDGMHEKEGKTIIIVTHDLNLVKYATRVVYIRDGEIEKIETRTKNESGTINESDMN
- a CDS encoding COG1361 S-layer family protein; its protein translation is MKKFSLLTILLLFSAFICLGAGTALGSTGDITSSSLEVNLTNQNPDTARPGETVELTVSVQNVGTKDAKDITVTVDPEYPFSKISSEALEKEISYLNARQDDDEGGVLKFKLLVDSNASAGTYPVDITTTYKTGSGSSATTYTTTKTVYIDVRGKEYAQIVTIDKANIDIAKEETLEFIVTNTGTSPLKNMVISWTDPDGVVLPVYSDNTKYIKYLDAGESVTVTYSVMADVNADPGLYTLDITLTLEDYDSNEQTINTTAGVFVGGETDFDVSFSESDEGEISLSVANVGNNIAYSVKVSVPDQENYKVSGSSSTIVGNLEKGDYTITTFDVASTQGALGAEGSTDGPGTAKASTEGENLTVASVENNPLLVQIEYTDAKGERITVDKEVELEITGGTMGPQTGGPGNSGGITSYLPYIAVIILAGGAFVYRKKIQEKIRERKEKKPGNKKPEGNRITAGSKKPEEQKYVHETSKD
- a CDS encoding ABC transporter permease; protein product: MRNSTYLKMGLNMLLHSKLRSWLTIIGIVIGIGSVVGILSLGDAMEEQVQSRLAEMDLTLITISPGYTRASSNMPGPGGGGGTTTDVELTDDDITALQGLDGIEYIAGQISGSEPVIYAGENATMTITGVDPQVWQYMTTLETQSGRLLEPSDKYVAVIGSGVATETYDQEIGINQVITINGKSVRVVGILTEEGRGDRSIYMPIDAAVNIIDDAEDDVFDTITVKAKSEDLVDGLMEDIEDKLMISRHIIQEDDRDFSVSASKSMAESVTEMTSSMTLFLGAIAAVSLLVGAVGIANTMFTSVLEKTKEIGTMKAIGAKNRDILMIFIFNSAMVGFVGGVLGVILGAFVSTLFPYLGMTMMGGGSDSGLYLSPDLMAFGLILAIVIGVGSGVVPAYRASKLKPVDALRYE
- a CDS encoding helix-turn-helix transcriptional regulator, which translates into the protein MNLIDLVALSEKRRDILLFIEKKQGSFEEIESSLDISSGSLRYHLKKLLDFGLLEEENGEYRLSEIAMPIIWNIKGLLDSLAFFEENIEYWNQHDLTPVPDFLLRRLEELGRSELIKSNAEYLFEIPPEILENLRASEEISVFCSCLHPEIPLIYSEFTEKGLKFSLCVTEPVAERLFNQFPVETKKFQEAKNTELFVCSEDINLPIFVVTDRFIAMEFFLLSGKRSKQFITFSETGALNWGRELHLHYTEVSKKMEIADHIETSNHIETENQKTVKT
- a CDS encoding transglutaminase domain-containing protein, which produces MVGNRMKKINIVLLAAFILAGSVCACESLDAGNFGINRENVDGFYEAASSNVPPNKAVACGITSYCSSVASRISGSRYFNLMDIIETTGNTVGIYNWKFDLPSRGADMIQNRQPMVQNNQLAFSRDRSEQLPPGMSREDPVRRGIPDREELNNFMQEQQLQSTDVTSNYQMYVTPDAEAVESYLEENDLDDKYDIYEAALSWTWVSDETLNNEEEQWLTPTEFLEETPDYSSNPVYGEPASDCEEQANTLASLLIASGEYNESTVRVAIGKVDFGDVSGGHAWVEVYEDGEWLPLDATDGPYYDDDSSELIPADSSDIDYDQYRDCTYPAVEVWYYYNNEYFIDLDTQLENAPVSWNNIPESYQKMKSGRF
- a CDS encoding sensor histidine kinase, which gives rise to MDVSKKLLIVIFTMFALLTVLLIIAAHTILLSSYYDLETRDTIKNTEKIEQAIAWEALSIDRTARDWGFWDDTYKFVDTLSPEYIESNLDDSTLYDLDLNVMLFINKSGVLVYPMSVDLVNMTNVPVPEGLLKQIDSGTLTTRENTDQIQGIILLDEGPMLIVARPILTSFGEDPSAGTLILGKYIDNFYISSLEERTQTSLSFYTINEEMPSDFQEVFDEAASNDGSAVKILGSDRVAGYFMLRNTTGEPVALMRADYPRDLYAQGKNTLGYIYVFLLLSGLVIGTATKFSLDSLLVSRLITIDGFLENVKREKDISKRLEVEGEDEIHRLSKGINEMLSSIRLAEQELKAREYEKKFILDSLEEMVVLRDPNFKILWANRAALNNKDLLMDGAESPAADSPEAPDTDNIPKSRNLPAPDCEDHELTSSEGKTWLIRSKPVCDEIGNRIAVLETGVEITERKNYEIELFRAKQEAEVANRAKSAFLANMSHELRTPLNSIIGFSDLLYEKVYGELNPKQTRYVGNISNSGKHLLNLINEILDLSKVEAGSFELHYSAFWMAEVFAEVRDMTFPFATSKGLKIELEIESNLPRIYADKERILQVLTNLVTNAIKFSSENGSIRVKAAQMDSFLKITVADDGIGIAAADHEKLFKPFSQIDSSSSKKYQGTGLGLALVKKIVQLHGGTVWFESEAGRGSIFGFSIPLPGRNE